From Elephas maximus indicus isolate mEleMax1 chromosome 1, mEleMax1 primary haplotype, whole genome shotgun sequence, a single genomic window includes:
- the LOC126075156 gene encoding class I histocompatibility antigen, Gogo-B*0101 alpha chain-like, giving the protein MGPRTLLLLLSGALALPQTRAGSHSLRYFDTAVSRPGRGEPRFITVGYVDDTQFVRFDSDAANPRMEPRAPWMEQEGPEYWDRNTQIAKDKALTSRVDLRTLRGYYNQSDAGSHTIQVMSGCEVGPDGRLLRGYDQYAYDGADYITLNEGLSSWTAADTAAQVTQRKWEADKYADQVKAYVEGLCVEWLLRYLEKGKESLQRADPPKAHITHHPISDREATLRCWALSFYPAEITLTWQRDGEDQTQDMELVETRPAGDGTFQKWAAMVVPSGEEQRYTCHVQHEGLPKPLTLTWESRSQSPAIIVGIIAGLVFLVVVVALVAGAVIWRKKSSGGKGGNYAQAASNNSAQGSDVSLMACKA; this is encoded by the exons ATGGGGCCTCGGACCCTCCTCCTTCTGCTCTCGGGGGCCCTGGCCCTGCCCCAGACCCGGGCGG GCTCCCACTCCCTGCGGTATTTCGACACCGCTGTGTCCCGGCCCGGCCGCGGGGAGCCCCGCTTCATCACCGTCGGCTACGTGGACGACACGCAGTTCGTGCGGTTCGACAGCGACGCCGCGAACCCGAGGATGGAGCCGCGGGCGCCGTGGATGGAGCAGGAGGGGCCGGAGTATTGGGATCGGAACACACAGATCGCCAAGGACAAAGCACTGACTTCCCGAGTGGACCTGCGGACCCTGCGCGGCTACTACAACCAGAGCGACGCCG GGTCTCACACCATCCAGGTGATGTCCGGCTGTGAAGTGGGGCCCGATGGACGCCTCCTCCGCGGGTACGATCAGTACGCCTACGATGGCGCGGACTACATCACCCTGAACGAAGGCCTGAGCTCCTGGACGGCGGCGGACACGGccgctcaggtcacccagcgCAAGTGGGAGGCTGACAAGTATGCAGATCAGGTCAAGGCCTACGTGGAGGGCTTGTGTGTGGAGTGGCTCCTCAGATACCTGGAGAAGGGCAAGGAGTCTCTGCAGCGCGCAG ACCCCCCCAAAGCACACATAACCCACCACCCCATCTCTGACCGTGAGGCCACGCTGAGGTGCTGGGCCCTGAGCTTCTATCCTGCGGAGATCACCCTGACCTGGCAGCGAGATGGAGAGGACCAGACCCAGGACATGGAGCTTGTGGAGACCAGGCCTGCAGGGGACGGAACCTTCCAGAAGTGGGCAGCCATGGTGGTGCCCTCTGGAGAGGAGCAGAGATACACATGCCATGTGCAGCATGAGGGGCTGCCCAAGCCTCTCACCCTGACATGGG AGTCccgttctcagtcccctgccatCATCGTGGGAATCATTGCTGGCCTGGTATTCCTTGTGGTCGTTGTAGCTCTGGTGGCTGGAGCTGTGATCTGGAGGAAGAAGAGCTCAG